The region CCAAGAAGCTCAGTCATCTTTGCACCTCTCTCCATTTGATGCTTGATGGATAACTTCACCGGTTTTGGATGGTCATCTAAATTTTGGTCAGAAGGGTTGTCATCCTCATAGGTACTTTTGCTTTCTAGCAGTTCCTTTATCTTCTGGTCCAAAATAGTGGCAATCCTGTCCTTGAAGCCATCCAGATTTGCAGAATCCGATTTCAGCCTCACCTTTGCCTCAGAAACCAATGTCTCCATCCTCTCTTCTGAAGAAGTTGCTTCAGCTTCAGGTTCAACAGCAGCATCTTCTGTGAGACCGAATGTTTCCTCCAGTAACCCGACATTCTGTGTATACCTTTCATACGCTTCATTTTCAGCATCGATGTCTCCTTGGATATGTTCTTTTAGCTTCTCAAACCTCCAATTGTTTATACCCACAATATCCTGCTATACATGCTTAACTCCTTAGTCATGgtagaaagaaaacaaatctaAACAATGAACAATCACAGACAACAGAACAGCTAGAACCTTTTTGGCAAGGGACTTCTTTGTTCGGAGGGCATTCAGGAAATGGTGGGGAAGCCTTTGAAGAGAGGCCAGCCTAGATGAAGCGCTGCAGAAAATTCCAATCAAGCATCAGAAACAACGACAGATCATCCATAAGACAAAACACCTTGTTCTGAATATTACCCAGTTAAAGATGAATTAGTTGACACTTGCTCAGACAAAGGAGCAGTTGATGGCAGTGGCTTATCTGGCAATGTGTTGTTCTGTTTCAAAACTGTCAGGATTGGTGACGAGAAAAATGATTAGTGGCTTTGTTCAAAACAAAGCGAGAGAGAATTCAGAcaaatcacaaaaatacataGCACAAGCATAACTTCATAGTCAAAAATAGAAAGATTTCTTGTGTGCTTCCAAATATTGCTCATACCTTGTATACCAGAGATAATGAATGAGATAGTAAACATTCAGTGCCACAACATGAAGAATATAGTAATGAATATAATTGACAAGCAGATTGAGGAGGTACAACACATAAGAGTCCTTCAAGGTACACAATGAGGCCATATTATCCCTTCAAAACTCATTTCTGAAGGTCGATTTGGTTCTAGAGACCAAGTCTGCCACAATGCTACCGTGAGGGGttagtttaattttagagATCAAGGCTGTCTCGGCACTCCAGGTGAGTCATGACCATAGTCACTAGATCACGAGACAATGCTGTCATTCCTGAAGCTATCCTAATTTACTAGTCACAATTGATGTCACCACCAAGACAGTGGCAGGTGTGAAGGTGTGTAGTGGCGCACTGCAGGCGATAATCCAGCAACAGATGGTGGTGAACACATTGCTCCGTTATGAACTCCTGGCCCTGGGGATTGGATTGGGTACATGGGGTTATGGGAGAATCCAGGAGATAAggcaacataaattgtgtgaGCTGGATGGAGCCACATGTCCCTATACCAGCcccatttatttttcatatttattttttcctttccttggtCTATAACTGATTGATCTTCCTTGGGTATTTGTGTATGACATACCATATGATTTATTTCGACAGACTGAGCAGCTTGTTCATCAAGCTAGATTCATTGGTTCAAGCTCACATCCCACTACCGTGCTGAAGAATACTGACAGCCAGCCAACATATAGCAAGTCTTCTGTACACCCTCTACCTCATTCCCTTCCCTAAATACTACTTGTAACAGTACCATGTGGTTCAAGTGTCCTCTCCCTCCTCAAATCTCCTACCctagctgctgctgttctACTTCCTCAAGCAATGATAATGACAGCATCAAGGTTGGAGCTACCTCTGGAGCTGAAACCACACTAGAGCCAGGTCGAGCATCAATGATGGGTGAGGAAAGAAGAGGCAGCCCATACTAAAGCTCCCCAACCCAGAATCGCATATCACCAccttctctatattttttaccaCACAAACAAGGGCCTGGTGTCCAATAATTCACATACTAGACATAGGTGGCAATCTGGCAACTGTGTTTAAAGACTATTAACCGGctgtgaaaaaaatcaacctgCTCATGAGACAAAAGGTATGAACAACAAATGTGACCATGTCTGGccttaaattttcaaacgtGTGATACACCTTATGTGGTGTACCATAGTTAGAGGATGCCAATAATGCAAGCGACAAAGACGGTCAATCAGTATCACTTTCTGATATGAAGATCAAACATTCTGTTGACCAACAATATTATACTATTTGAGAAATCTGATGGGGAAGCATTTATTAGTTAATACAGGTGTACATTTACGCATGACAACATTTTCAGCActcataaaaagaaaactccaAAATGGAACAAAACCTTATAACACTGGGTTTCTGAACCTTAGTTTCCCTTTTAGATGTTAAAATGACCATGTTCAAAATTTATCACTATAACATGGTGAATGAACAGTCCATAAGAAAGAGACTGTACCTAAAATTAGGCCCAAAATTAAAACATCCCACTACCCCACTTGCCAGCAATTATCGAAGGTATGATGCAAATTCTGATCTACATATGCAGAATAAATTCTAAATGCTAAAATAGGTAAAACTCAACTGACAAACAATGACTAATAATCCACAGAAGGGCAAGATCTGGTGCCGGGCGAAAAATCGATTGCATAAGGCCATGTAGATATTCAGTCAGCGGCTTAGTGTGATGCTTCCGAGCTACTAAGTGCAGCTGCTATTCATTGCAAAAGAGCGACACTACAATTTCGCATACATACCATGAATGTGGCAAGGATTCTGAGCTTTGTAGCAGCAGCTCTTACAACACTGGAACGGGCATCTGGAAGACCAAACATTACAcagaattaaataaaaaaatccagtaGAGCGCAACGGTTTCACCTAAAATCCATCACTAAAAATCCCAAGTTCCTCTTACCGCGAGCGGGCAACGTTGCCACACTGGATGCACTTGGGCTTGTTGAGTCCCCTCAGGTTGGGCTTGGGCATGTCGAAGGCGGACGCAGGGGGGAGCTTCTGCGGCGCCGTCCCATTTCCGTTGGCGGCCGCGGGTGCCGACGGGTCGCTGGCCGCCTTCCCGctggacgccggcgacgacgtggcCATGGGAAGCCCTCCTTAACAACCAACCCTGAAGACGCCGGCGCGGAACCAATCGAGCAACAGGGAGCGGCCGCACACGCAGCAGCTCATCAATTTTAGGGGGATGGGATTGGAGGATTCCGGCGAACCTTTGCTGCGGCGaggcctcgtcggcggcgctccggcgaccTAGGGTTTAATATATTCTCGCGTCCGACTCCAACACATCGATCCAACTGTGCCTTCTCCTCGCGAACCGTCTAGTGGCcggatgacaggtggggccgaATTGCCTAAATGCCAAATTGGGCCGGGCCCAACTGACAGGTCAACTCTCGGCCCATTTTAACTACCTAGCCCTAAGTGTGATACTCTCCCCGGTTTGGCTTTTGGATCGATATTTCGatgatttgtctttttttttgcaaatatgcaaattgTAATCATGCTAAAGAAtctttgataataaaaaatcacactGAAATAatcaacaaatatattttttatacaaaacaaatgattagtgtaattcaaaagttaactatgtcaataaaaaatcaaaggtaATATAATAATCCACGAGTTCGTCGTGAACCTTGGGGGTGAATGTTTTAACTTATTCGGGGAAAAGACGAATgagatatttgaaaataaaacataattcataaataaaatttttatatgcatgttcccaataatctaaaagctaaggttaaaaaaacaatgatggaaaacttaaaaatcttatccaaatttaaggttaaaacttcaaattttggcttataagtataagcataagcgaaaagaagAGGTCGCTACACCTTCGTTGACAACTtgcgggaggaggagcaagATGACAATGGCCGCAACAAACTCATTGCACGTATAGCATTTTAAGAGTCAATGCCAGTGGCTAGGATTCACTCTCAGAATGTTACGTTGATTTGCTCACTAGAGTCATATGGGCACGTGAAGTTGGTAGTGCCGACTAcgtaaaacgaaaaaaattattagcatatgattaattaagtaataatttttgcaaactttaaaaacatcttatttagtagttcggaaacatgtgcaaaaaaaaaaaaagaaggaataGTTTTCCTCCTGTGGCACTTGGGAACGCTGCCCTACATGTAGTAGTTGTTAGGGACTAAGGTGGCgtaagttttcttttttttattattacacaGTAGACACTAACATCAGTACACAAGCAAGGTCACACTCACACATCCATGGATGCGCTCCCTAACACAAATTAAAAGAGATGAAACCAATGGCATATGATATGTGCGTACCTATGGTCatgaaaaaatttgtactTCATTTCATACTATAAGTATCTTTtaatttactttaaaattttgaccaagtttatagaaaaacaaaaatgcttTAATGAAATGTCATTGGatatatttgtacaaaaatatttattttgtgttcaaaataatattatatttttctataaatttgttcAAACTTGAAGAGgcataattttgaataaactATAAGTGCCTTGCAACAAAAAAGGAGGGATAACATATAATGGTTTTTTATTCATGGTCACAttagaggggggggggggggttgacACAATTTGTTGGACTTGCAATGCCAACCTTTGTAAAATCTAACAATTGTAACCAAGCTTCagaaacttaaatttagattcgATGATGTGCTTCTAAAATGGCATGGCTCATTTTTTAGGtcataaaaaacatacaaGGAAAGTTTcgtgcttttttttctctttttcagtcatggtaactacaaaaatcCTAGGCAAACACCAGCTGATTTCTTCAGCCTAGCACACACTGCCACACATACATACAGTCATGCACACACTAATCATCAATCACACAAACACATAAAGCAAAATAAGCTGTCTGATATGCTTACTGAGAGAGTAAGCTAGAATTATCCCCCTCTCCACATTTTTTCTACTTCCTACTGGGTGCTATTTCTGACATGCACAAGATTCCTCAGCTCTTCAAATGCATCCATGGTCTCTGGATCGAATCCTCCAGCAAACTGCAAAGATGAGGACGATTTAGAATATGCAACTGACGCTTTTGTGAGTTTGGGGGCAATGGAAAGAGGAAATGAAAGATCAATTTCCTAGGGTtgtcaaactgctaaacgatgtgtaaaagttgtttttaaaaatcatattgatattttttaagtttgcaaTAGTTAATGTTAAATaagttaatacttaatttgtAATTCACTAATGAGATATCTCGTTTTGCATGATCTTCTAAACACATTGCAATACTTATTTAACAGAATAAACATTGCACTTGTGTAGCAAAATAATAGGAATATGCACAACTGAGTATGAAACGAAATTAGGAGGCAGATGAAATCATGTAATAGTTATGAAATGTGGCAAAACATGATGAGCAAAGTATGACAACTGTCTGGTCAGAATGGTAGCTGCTAGTACATCTAGCATGCACCGGAGAATTTGCTTGTTGTGGAATTATGCTAGAAATGTGTTACCTGATGCATTCTGAAGGCAAATCTCACAGCCTGAAGTAGCATATACTCCAAAGCTGGATCTTTGTTCAGAGGTCCCATGTATTGAAGTTCCATTGCAACTCTTTTCATATACATCTTTGCTAATTTAactgaagaaaattttatctGCAGTTACCAAGGAAATAGAAGACAATCATTATtctgataaatttattaatccaACCATATGTAAACAATGATTTAGGCGATTGTCGCAAACTGCTACTGTTTTACAACCCTTGTTGTATCAACGCAATTCGCAAATGTTCATCATCAAACAAGAATGGTACCTATGCAAGCTTACCACATTCATATGCTCCAACAGATGAAAATAACACAATATGTGAAACCTAGACACAATTATATACCTATTTGTTTCATGCTATCAAGAATTCTCAAGATAAAACTTAGATATACAATGACAAGCTCCTTAAGTTAGCTATAGGTACTTGAGACTTATCCTGGTAGTCTCCACGCTATCTTTCGAAATACCGATATCcaataaattttactttatgcACGTCAAGTATCATAAGTCTGACTAAGGCCATTTCCAATATTATTTGCTGACAGCAATGTAGCACTAAGAAAGTCAGATCTTCACAGTCCAACAcagaaaattatatagagtgTATACCTTGCCAATAAGATTGTTGTCGAGCATCCAGTCAGTAGGAATATTAAACTCTTTACACTGCCTCATCGTAGCATCCCTTGTCCTCAGTAGATTGTAGACACTCCGCTCCGTCCTGAATTAAGAACGCAAATCAAAATATCAGTATTCCCATTTAGTTCTACCACTACTtatgcaaaatatatgtattgtgtACACTTCTAGTAAATTTAGTCATACTTTTCTGATATTGTAACCATTTTCTTCAGTGCAATGTCACATGGAAGGCGTGGATCGTCTTTATAGTTTGAAACTTCAGATTCCAATTTTTTCAGGTCTTGGTAGCCAAAAGCTGCCTCTCGAAGAGTGTCCGCCTTCCTTTCTGGCCAATCAAAATGCTTCAGCACTGCTCTCTCATCCACCTTCAAGTAATGCAATTACatgagggaaaaaaacatggtAAATTCCTCAGGGAATAGTGATAATGAACATTCATACCAGGAAACCAAGCTCATCATCAAGCCACTTCACAAACGCCACCACATCTTCTATATCTTTGTAAGCTGCATTTGTTACCTCCTTGATCAGCGATTTCACAAATTCACCTTGAGTCTCAACATCTGCCTTGATCTGGAAATTAACGAATAATAAAGTCAGTGCAAGAACCAGCCAGCTGCTCATTGGtgtctaaaattatatatatgtccaatAATCTGAGCAGAATATTCTACTTACAGCCTGCAAGTGCGAAGAACGGTTCTCAATTTCACCTATCATGCTACTCCGCACATTTGCAGAGTTAGCAGCTTCACAGATTCCACTCCCAGAAGCATCCTTTTTTGAGTCCCTCCTCATAAGTGAATGGTAAAGTTCTGCAACTTGTGGTGCCCTCTTCATGACCCCAGCATTTCTTGTGGAAAACtttggaggaggcggcggcggcggcggcttcggtGGATTCGCAGCTGATCCATTTGATGGACCAGAATGTGGCGCAGAAACTGAAGGTCTAGGTGGAGGGTTTGGAATACGCAAGGCACGCTTTTCGATATCCATACTTTGAGTCTTGCATATTTCTGACTTGCCAAGAAGAAATCTTGCACTTTCAGATCGACCAAAATCATACTTCTCCACAAGAAGTTCACGCTTCTCTCTGATTGTCTCATCCTTGGTACAGGAGAGTGACTCATCTGTCGCTTCAGGAAGGCAGATAAAGGTATCAGATTGCCGCCTCTTCACAATGCTAAACTCCTGAGCACATCCTTTTGGTCCACCTAGTGAGTGCCTGCGTGTCGGGCTTCTGCATTCTGCAGCTTCAATCCATGCTCTGTCAAGAAGGGCCTCCTTTTTAGATGCTTCGCAATTCTTATCATTCTGAGACCATTGCTTGATACGCTCAGCAATGCTGAATTTCTTATGATCAGAGCTGTTCTCAGCAAGCCTTTCATCACCATCACAATCATCAACATGACAAACCATACCATCACTAAAATCTCCATCTGTCATTGCTCTTGCTGCTTGATCTGAGTTACTGAGCTCATGACGTAGACAAGAATTGATCCACCGAAGATAAGCAAGCTCTTCAACTTCAGTTAGTCGGCTCATTTGCAGGCCCTCAACCTGCTTGCTCAAGTTTGCGTTTGTGTGTCGCAGCAATGAAGCCTCAGCTTGAACCTTTGCAACTATCTCGCTCTGGTGACAATGTGCGAAGCATAAAAGGTTAGCTGGAAACAAACTACAACTCAACTTCACTTAAAAACAATCAAGTTCAAGTAATGTTACCTCGGCGTCCTTTTCAATGCCAGCCAATTTGGACTCTGCTGAGGCGAGTTTAATTGCGAGGTTTCGTTTCTGAAACTGAAGCTCTTTGTTTAAACGTCGcagctcaacaacttcaaactCCAAATTTTCTGAAGAAGACGCATTGCCCCCATCCATACTAGAAACCCGATTGCCATGCCCATCCAACCTTGCATTTTCTTCGTGCTGCTCTACCATAGAAGATAGAGCTGATAGTTGTTCAGACAGGCTTGTTTTCTCAGCTTCTAATGAAGTTTTAAGACGCACGAGCCTGTCAATTTCATTCTTTCTTGAATCAAGCTGCTTTTCAAGTTCTGAAACTCTTGGATTTTCTCTGCATTGCCGCAGCTCTGACTGTGATACTAGCTCCCTTTCCTTCGACTCACGTAGTTGTTCCCTGAGATGATCCAATTCAAGAAAAAGATCATGCGAAGCTGGGGACCTGATGCCATGGCAATCAAAGACATGGGGGTGAACCTGGGCACCAGCAGGTGAACAAGGGAAATCTCCCATAAGAGATCTCTTAACCCTAGAATGATATGGAATCTGTTGGTTGTTCGTGTTAACAACATTTTCCACACTTGCAAGAGGTGGCTTCTTGCTTCCTGCAGCTGCTGTCTTTTTGGTCTTTTTGTCAGCTGTGAACCCTTTGACAATCTGGGAACCCCAGGAGGatccaaattttggttttaggACATTTACATTGCTTTTGGAGTCAACCCTCGATTTGCATGGCTTTGTTTGGTTGTCAAACATAATATCCTCCTTCATCTTCTGTCAGTTTTGCCTCACTCAGAACACTAACCATGCAGTGGCGAATGAACTTTGTTAAATTGCTAGTACTTGTACTACGACCTGAAAATAAATGCGAAAAATAATGACTTGAGTTAGCAACCAAACACCAGTAATATAGATGTacacaagaacaaagaaagaaGTGAAGAACCAGAGATGAATGCCTTTTAAAATGGATGTTAAGGAAATAAAACATCAGTTCAGTACTACTATTCTGAAGAGAGCAACATTTAATCAGCATTTCTACTGACTTTATCTATCTCTAGAAGCATTCGTATGAAGCAAATAGAGAATGCTGGATTtcaaaaggctaaaaaaaatcaagttctCAGCAATCAAATTTAGTACATTTTGAGGCTATTGTttccaaaggctaaaaaaagcACTAGATTTCAAATTCTCTGCGGCTCTACAACacattatatagtatatagcATCAATGCATCATCCACCAAAACTAAATCCCCCACTGTTTGCTGCAAACAACAATCCTCTTGAACTGTAGCAGTAACTAAAACACGCAAGGAGAAGGAGCAAAATGCATTAAGATCCACCTTACTAGATCCAAAATCGAGTGAGCATAACAAATAGGATCAATCAAGATGAACAGGATTGCCAGTCAAGAACCAATCTTCCAAAAGAATCAAACATGAGAACACCCACTTTGGCTCATCAACAAGGACACAACAAGTATGCGACGCGGCTCTTACCTCCCACCACCCACCAtcggttgctgctgctgaccCAAGATCGAACACCTCGGTGGGGGGTTCCAGCTACAGGAGATGCGAAGCAAGACTGCTGGATCGAGCTCAAGCAAACTCTCCTCCGCCAACAAAAACCCAACCTTTTCTGCAGACCGAGCGAGCTCAACTGCTCAAGACGACAACCAAACCTGAAATCCCCCCACTAATTAAACCCGTCTCCCCTCATTGACCTCCTGAACGCGCGCAACCTACTATACCCCTCCAGCAAGAACCCCTCCACCAAATCAGCTCGATTTCAACTTgacaacaagaaaaaataaacccGCAGTGCCGTGCcgcgcccggcgccgccgcgactCCCGACGGCACTTGCAGAGAAGAGGATCAATACGGCGagtgaggggaggaggaggaggataaAGACAAGCGCGGTGGAGGTAAATGGAGCTTCGGATGCTCATTGCTCACCTTTCACGACATCGCTCGCTCGAACGCCGCGCCGTGCCCCCACGCGCGGGATTTTTCTACTCCTCCaactagtactactactcGCTCGCTCGGCGCGGCGAGTTCGAGGACTCGCTGCTCCTCTTGATGCTTCTTCTCGGGAGGGGAGAAGAGGGGatggtttgaattttgaaatggGATAGGAGTGGACGAGTAGCCGTAGCGCCTAGGGCAGTGGGGACAGGACAAAATGGCAGAGCAGAGCAGgtactgacaggtgggtcccggaATGCagctttttggttttttttccttttgtggATCTGGAGCGCGCTGGGCCAGCAGGCTACTGGGCCGAGTATACTTCTCTCGAAATCTCACAGTTATGTGGGCCGTGTACTACTCTCTATGGAAAAAGTCTACCTTCGGTCCCTGCATTAATGGGTCGTTTCATCCATGCCCACGATCGTAAAATCGGGTATGCAGTGTCCCTCAGCTACCAAAACTGCTTCAAATCGAGTCCTTTGATGGTTCTACGCTGATGTGACGCTTGCCTCACATGTTtcacttagttttttttaatatttacattCCTTTCCCTATGATATAATTAGCGTCATCCTTCTCCAAAGCTGCTTCAAATCAAGTCCTTTGCAAATAGTTCCTCGACGTCAATGATATTAGCGTTATCCTTCTCTATCTCAATGACTTAACGTTTCGAAGGCTAAGTTTATCGGCGCTATCATCGTTGGCGCTGAGACGTTGGACCTAACAAAAAGTCCATTCAtggttaaagtttttttaaacatctatttatgattaaagttTTCTGAAATGGCTGCAAGTTAAAAATTGTTGTAAGATGTGGCTATTATTTTGCTATGCATACTTCTTATGGCAAGCCACGCTTTGTATAATGTGGGGGTTTGGCAAAGTTAGCCattaaccaaacaatcacGTACTTATTGGGTAAAATGATCTGGTTCAGCCCTCCACGATATACCAATCATCATATATTCTTGTATTAATTCTTCTCATCGTCTCATATTTTCCAAGGAGAAGCCCCTCCTGTATTAGTTTCACACATATTCACCATGGTCTATTTTGCCATGTCCTCTGCCTATATATATCTATGTGTGCAAGCCAAagttatctaaaaaatgtcGCTTCTCCAAACCTTTTTATTTCAAccaatcacatttttttatttctttctacTCTTTTATCTTAAGTAATCATAACTATTTCTCAGTTTAACCttaaattcttaaaaagtGCACAAGTATatgtatatcatttttaattacaTGCCAGATGCACATGTATACACACCAGTACACATGCAACACCACACTCACGTACCAGCAAATGCATCACCTAACACATACTCAAAGATACGGACACCAACAACACATACTTGATTTTACCAATTACTTGTGTATACAAAATGTCCGTGGGTACTAGGATTAAAACTCTTGTAGGTGTATTTAtgcatttatatgaatatattacCATaccacatattatttttctttgtctatattttagaacaaaggtAGTAATACGTTGCATGATTCACAATGCTGCTGTCAAATTCCAAAGTTGGAACTGTTATCACTTTCACTAACTACAAAGGCTAATCAGTCCTTGAACTAGGATGGCACAGTGCCACCACGTACTGGAGAGTACTTTACATTTACTCTTTGCTACTCTTTGCTTggaatatcttttttttatttcgtaCATGGTTATAAAGTCTTTATAATTTGAATAGGCGTATCCAAGCACGACACATTACTCAATTAattgactaattaattatatgcattAACATGTGCGTTGGGATCTCAGGTCTAAGCAGCTAAGCTTTTCTTAAGGTCCAACCGTCCAACCACATACACATGCATGTGGGGACAAATGTATGAAATGAATTGTAGTACATGTTATGACCCCTTTTAATCATTTGAGAttgcatgtatatttttttttgcaattataaAATGTCACTTATGTTATACTCCTATGTAACACCTCATGCAAATAGAGCTGCTTGGACACTACAATGATTAAACTGCGGTTATGATTATATGTTGAATTAGTTGATGCATATGATGTGCATGCACGCATGAAGATGAAGCCATGAACCATTTGTCAATCTGATGCACTGTTCTACGTAATACGGTAGAAATCAACATGTGTGTTgcgcctcttttttttctttggtgcCATagatcagatttttttttctgtagttTCCTCATTTTATACATCATGTGGTAGTTtataggggaaaaaaaaatcaaattccaaattttttCAATCCTCCCAAATTTCAAATCatgtactccatccatcccacAAACACTTCATTTTAAGCTAATCTTACGCGTaccaatacaaatataaaaaagacaagcctttaacttttataaactCCAATACATCTATGctcaacttttttaaaaaataaaactaaaaaaggcTTTGCGGGATACATGAAATATTTCACGCATGGTTGTAACCTCCGATGAGCTTAGGTTAATTAAAATGtagattataaataaaaatgacaaaagatAATGTAAACTGTATTGCTGATCATTAAACGTGGATCGGGGTCTCGCTATTTTCATGAAccatcttttgacttttgtttatgtttataagccataattttattttttaactttaaaaatggagttgattttgaagtttttcaccaaagtctAATAATAcgattcacaaattattttttacttgtagATATGTTGTTTGGACAATAACCCCTAGAGTGCTACAAATTTATGTTTCTACTGGTCACTCCATCTGTCCGAAAATAAGTtcgttttttagtttttgagtataatgtttgaattttgaattttttttgcgattaatatttttattgttattagatgataaaacatgaatattaatttatgcatgaataattttttaagttttgttaataaaattttcaaatgaaacggacaaataataataaagtttTTTGGACAGAGATATAGTACATTATCCAAAGTTCAAAGTGCAAATACTCCATCTGTCCCATTATACAGACACACAGAGCAAGTAGAATTTAACCGTTTGCTTAACGTTTGGTTGTTCGTCAAAATGAGATGGGACATgaccatttatatttttttaatatgttaattcagttttatgtttgattggatggaAGAGGATGGATGTGATAAGCATATTgaattacaaataaataataatataaattaatcactaTAGATCTTATCGTAATTAGTacaaagtaataaaaaatatatttcattattaattaacactGATTTAACTtgataattactaattaatgacaaatcatgctaattatcactaaacaatcactaaaaCAGTAAATGTGAATGAACTCATCTATCCAATTTGTCTGGATAAACCCATCCAGTAATCACTAATGATTACTGAAAGTTTGATCGCATGGAAAGAGTGTTTGATTATATGAAACGCCTCAAACCCCTCAATGCGAGTTTCACTATGTTACCGGGGACTTGATAATGATGCCTAAATAtttcatgg is a window of Oryza brachyantha chromosome 8, ObraRS2, whole genome shotgun sequence DNA encoding:
- the LOC102702399 gene encoding uncharacterized protein LOC102702399 isoform X2; this encodes MATSSPASSGKAASDPSAPAAANGNGTAPQKLPPASAFDMPKPNLRGLNKPKCIQCGNVARSRCPFQCCKSCCYKAQNPCHIHVLKQNNTLPDKPLPSTAPLSEQVSTNSSLTGASSRLASLQRLPHHFLNALRTKKSLAKKDIVGINNWRFEKLKEHIQGDIDAENEAYERYTQNVGLLEETFGLTEDAAVEPEAEATSSEERMETLVSEAKVRLKSDSANLDGFKDRIATILDQKIKELLESKSTYEDDNPSDQNLDDHPKPVKLSIKHQMERGAKMTELLGKMIRAHSEADLKPCSHMAAQLFGKENGSSMVTPNKSQEKEFSSQEAAAAVAFPYSFPKLWTSVEIDDAMMSKINGEFSSSTSVTQL
- the LOC102702399 gene encoding uncharacterized protein LOC102702399 isoform X1 — its product is MATSSPASSGKAASDPSAPAAANGNGTAPQKLPPASAFDMPKPNLRGLNKPKCIQCGNVARSRCPFQCCKSCCYKAQNPCHIHVLKQNNTLPDKPLPSTAPLSEQVSTNSSLTGASSRLASLQRLPHHFLNALRTKKSLAKKQDIVGINNWRFEKLKEHIQGDIDAENEAYERYTQNVGLLEETFGLTEDAAVEPEAEATSSEERMETLVSEAKVRLKSDSANLDGFKDRIATILDQKIKELLESKSTYEDDNPSDQNLDDHPKPVKLSIKHQMERGAKMTELLGKMIRAHSEADLKPCSHMAAQLFGKENGSSMVTPNKSQEKEFSSQEAAAAVAFPYSFPKLWTSVEIDDAMMSKINGEFSSSTSVTQL
- the LOC102702678 gene encoding protein CHUP1, chloroplastic-like, translating into MKEDIMFDNQTKPCKSRVDSKSNVNVLKPKFGSSWGSQIVKGFTADKKTKKTAAAGSKKPPLASVENVVNTNNQQIPYHSRVKRSLMGDFPCSPAGAQVHPHVFDCHGIRSPASHDLFLELDHLREQLRESKERELVSQSELRQCRENPRVSELEKQLDSRKNEIDRLVRLKTSLEAEKTSLSEQLSALSSMVEQHEENARLDGHGNRVSSMDGGNASSSENLEFEVVELRRLNKELQFQKRNLAIKLASAESKLAGIEKDAESEIVAKVQAEASLLRHTNANLSKQVEGLQMSRLTEVEELAYLRWINSCLRHELSNSDQAARAMTDGDFSDGMVCHVDDCDGDERLAENSSDHKKFSIAERIKQWSQNDKNCEASKKEALLDRAWIEAAECRSPTRRHSLGGPKGCAQEFSIVKRRQSDTFICLPEATDESLSCTKDETIREKRELLVEKYDFGRSESARFLLGKSEICKTQSMDIEKRALRIPNPPPRPSVSAPHSGPSNGSAANPPKPPPPPPPPKFSTRNAGVMKRAPQVAELYHSLMRRDSKKDASGSGICEAANSANVRSSMIGEIENRSSHLQAIKADVETQGEFVKSLIKEVTNAAYKDIEDVVAFVKWLDDELGFLVDERAVLKHFDWPERKADTLREAAFGYQDLKKLESEVSNYKDDPRLPCDIALKKMVTISEKTERSVYNLLRTRDATMRQCKEFNIPTDWMLDNNLIGKIKFSSVKLAKMYMKRVAMELQYMGPLNKDPALEYMLLQAVRFAFRMHQFAGGFDPETMDAFEELRNLVHVRNSTQ